A single Paraburkholderia sp. FT54 DNA region contains:
- a CDS encoding carbohydrate ABC transporter permease, giving the protein MQPKMTISRAVIYAALILFALYFLFPLYVMLSTSFKDIDQLRTGNLLTPPTHWTIDPWIKAWSGACTGVRCDGMQPFFMNSVRMVIPAVLISSIVGAFNGYVLTHWRFRGADPIFTMLLVGCFIPFQAILLPMARFEGFLGLSNTTTGLVVVHVIYGIAFTTMFFRNFYVSIPAELVKAARIDGAGFFTIFTKILLPVSLPIFMVCLIWQFTQIWNDFLFGIVFSGVDSMPITVALNNLVNTSTGVKEYNVDMAGAIIAALPTLLVYIIAGRYFVRGLTAGAVKG; this is encoded by the coding sequence ATGCAGCCTAAGATGACGATCAGCCGTGCCGTCATTTATGCGGCCTTGATTCTGTTCGCCCTGTATTTCCTGTTCCCGCTGTACGTGATGCTGTCCACGTCGTTCAAGGACATCGACCAGCTGCGCACCGGCAACCTGCTCACGCCGCCCACGCACTGGACCATCGATCCGTGGATCAAGGCATGGAGCGGCGCTTGCACGGGCGTGCGTTGCGACGGCATGCAGCCGTTCTTCATGAACTCGGTGCGGATGGTGATTCCCGCCGTGCTGATCTCGTCGATCGTCGGCGCGTTCAACGGTTATGTGCTCACGCACTGGCGTTTCCGTGGCGCGGATCCGATCTTCACGATGCTGCTGGTCGGCTGCTTCATTCCGTTCCAGGCAATCCTGCTGCCGATGGCGCGTTTCGAAGGCTTTCTCGGCCTGTCGAACACGACGACCGGTCTGGTGGTGGTGCACGTGATCTACGGTATCGCCTTCACCACGATGTTCTTCCGTAACTTCTACGTCAGCATTCCGGCTGAACTCGTGAAGGCGGCGCGTATCGACGGCGCGGGTTTCTTCACCATCTTCACGAAGATTCTGCTGCCGGTGTCGCTGCCGATTTTCATGGTGTGTCTGATCTGGCAATTCACGCAGATCTGGAATGACTTCCTGTTCGGTATCGTGTTCTCCGGTGTCGATTCGATGCCGATCACGGTGGCGCTGAACAACCTCGTGAACACCTCGACCGGCGTGAAGGAATACAACGTGGACATGGCCGGCGCGATCATCGCCGCACTGCCCACGCTGCTGGTCTACATCATCGCCGGACGCTATTTCGTGCGCGGTCTGACGGCGGGCGCAGTGAAGGGCTAA